One segment of Hemitrygon akajei chromosome 15, sHemAka1.3, whole genome shotgun sequence DNA contains the following:
- the LOC140739478 gene encoding uncharacterized protein isoform X1: MEDLIAALNTNNGSGFCKSGIVGNSIPTSVIPSVMGFPKATKGKHSASLKDCYVGKAAQARREVLSLTYPIERGMVTSWDEMEMIWRYIFGFELHVKSKERPVLLTAAPLTPFLSRERMTEIMFEDFSVPAMFVAIPATLALYSSGRTQGVVLDSGHGITDAVPIYEGYYLPDAVHRSHLAGSDISASLRQFMLENGHSFAEKLETDVIQDIKEKLCYVSLDFKVESSKPAEEMQREYRLPDGTQIMVSNELIRAPELLFTHENTGLKDTGVLMLLLNSIAKCNGSLHEELYNNILLSGGSTLFPGMEERLLKEIKLHAPPGVPVKVIAPPERKYSVWVGASILTSLSSFKHMWITLNDYNDFGPSIVNRRCF; the protein is encoded by the exons atggaggacctcattgctgccctaaacacca ACAACGGATCTGGGTTCTGTAAATCTGGGATCGTTGGCAACAGCATTCCTACATCAGTCATACCATCTGTCATGGGCTTTCCCAAAGCTACAAAGGGGAAACATAGTGCTAGTCTAAAAGACTGTTATGTTGGAAAAGCAGCCCAAGCCAGAAGAGAAGTCTTGAGTTTGACATACCCAATCGAACGTGGCATGGTGACCTCTTGGGACGAAATGGAGATGATCTGGAGATACATCTTTGGCTTTGAACTGCATGTGAAGTCCAAAGAGAGGCCCGTTTTGCTGACTGCCGCCCCGTTGACTCCTTTCTTAAGTAGGGAAAGGATGACTGAAATCATGTTTGAAGACTTCTCTGTGCCAGCGATGTTCGTGGCTATCCCAGCTACGTTAGCACTCTACTCATCTGGCCGTACCCAAGGAGTGGTCTTGGACAGTGGACATGGAATAACTGATGCCGTCCCCATCTACGAAGGGTATTACCTCCCCGATGCTGTACATAGGTCTCATCTGGCAGGAAGTGATATCAGCGCTAGCCTTCGGCAATTCATGTTGGAGAATGGCCACTCGTTTGCTGAAAAGCTGGAAACAGATGTTATCCAGGATATCAAGGAAAAATTGTGCTACGTTTCCCTTGATTTCAAAGTGGAGAGCAGCAAACCAGCAGAAGAAATGCAACGCGAGTACAGATTGCCAGATGGCACACAGATTATGGTCTCAAATGAGCTTATCAGAGCACCAGAGTTGCTTTTTACACATGAGAACACAGGATTAAAAGATACTGGAGTTCTCATGCTGTTATTAAACAGTATTGCAAAATGTAATGGAAGTCTGCACGAAGAACTATACAACAACATCTTGCTATCTGGTGGCTCAACCCTCTTCCCAGGAATGGAGGAACGACTACTCAAGGAAATCAAACTTCATGCGCCACCTGGAGTACCAGTCAAAGTCATCGCCCCACCAGAAAGAAAGTATTCTGTTTGGGTGGGAGCCTCAATCTTAACAAGTTTGTCATCCTTTAAACATATGTGGATTACCCTCAACGACTACAATGACTTTGGGCCATCTATAGTGAACAGGAGATGTTTTTAA
- the LOC140739478 gene encoding uncharacterized protein isoform X2 yields MANPAVIIDNGSGFCKSGIVGNSIPTSVIPSVMGFPKATKGKHSASLKDCYVGKAAQARREVLSLTYPIERGMVTSWDEMEMIWRYIFGFELHVKSKERPVLLTAAPLTPFLSRERMTEIMFEDFSVPAMFVAIPATLALYSSGRTQGVVLDSGHGITDAVPIYEGYYLPDAVHRSHLAGSDISASLRQFMLENGHSFAEKLETDVIQDIKEKLCYVSLDFKVESSKPAEEMQREYRLPDGTQIMVSNELIRAPELLFTHENTGLKDTGVLMLLLNSIAKCNGSLHEELYNNILLSGGSTLFPGMEERLLKEIKLHAPPGVPVKVIAPPERKYSVWVGASILTSLSSFKHMWITLNDYNDFGPSIVNRRCF; encoded by the coding sequence ATGGCTAACCCTGCTGTGATCATAGACAACGGATCTGGGTTCTGTAAATCTGGGATCGTTGGCAACAGCATTCCTACATCAGTCATACCATCTGTCATGGGCTTTCCCAAAGCTACAAAGGGGAAACATAGTGCTAGTCTAAAAGACTGTTATGTTGGAAAAGCAGCCCAAGCCAGAAGAGAAGTCTTGAGTTTGACATACCCAATCGAACGTGGCATGGTGACCTCTTGGGACGAAATGGAGATGATCTGGAGATACATCTTTGGCTTTGAACTGCATGTGAAGTCCAAAGAGAGGCCCGTTTTGCTGACTGCCGCCCCGTTGACTCCTTTCTTAAGTAGGGAAAGGATGACTGAAATCATGTTTGAAGACTTCTCTGTGCCAGCGATGTTCGTGGCTATCCCAGCTACGTTAGCACTCTACTCATCTGGCCGTACCCAAGGAGTGGTCTTGGACAGTGGACATGGAATAACTGATGCCGTCCCCATCTACGAAGGGTATTACCTCCCCGATGCTGTACATAGGTCTCATCTGGCAGGAAGTGATATCAGCGCTAGCCTTCGGCAATTCATGTTGGAGAATGGCCACTCGTTTGCTGAAAAGCTGGAAACAGATGTTATCCAGGATATCAAGGAAAAATTGTGCTACGTTTCCCTTGATTTCAAAGTGGAGAGCAGCAAACCAGCAGAAGAAATGCAACGCGAGTACAGATTGCCAGATGGCACACAGATTATGGTCTCAAATGAGCTTATCAGAGCACCAGAGTTGCTTTTTACACATGAGAACACAGGATTAAAAGATACTGGAGTTCTCATGCTGTTATTAAACAGTATTGCAAAATGTAATGGAAGTCTGCACGAAGAACTATACAACAACATCTTGCTATCTGGTGGCTCAACCCTCTTCCCAGGAATGGAGGAACGACTACTCAAGGAAATCAAACTTCATGCGCCACCTGGAGTACCAGTCAAAGTCATCGCCCCACCAGAAAGAAAGTATTCTGTTTGGGTGGGAGCCTCAATCTTAACAAGTTTGTCATCCTTTAAACATATGTGGATTACCCTCAACGACTACAATGACTTTGGGCCATCTATAGTGAACAGGAGATGTTTTTAA